A region of Poecile atricapillus isolate bPoeAtr1 chromosome 24, bPoeAtr1.hap1, whole genome shotgun sequence DNA encodes the following proteins:
- the LOC131588059 gene encoding discoidin, CUB and LCCL domain-containing protein 1-like isoform X5, translating into MMVMVVMMMMMMRVGSGATSGALAPVLVRRCLLLGPLGLRSAGAQDGNGCGHTLLTPHSGTLSSKNYPGTYPNHTMCCWRLQAPVGTSLLLAFGDVDLEPSEHCAHSSLLLTDTQTGTAYGPYCRNSIPSAPLLVTNSSTVTVLFNTTSHRSGRGILLSYATSQHPDLVSCLVRGTHYTQEHISVYCPAGCKDIHGDIWGNPSQGYRDTSVLCKAAVHAGVIADELGGQVTLSREKGITLYESAFANGLRSKRGSLSEKRLVFHKACDDVLEIVAFNASSWWHEVDMLGQDRAWVAERAALSTTGHSWAAEPGTKAAWLELDLGTRKNVTGIITKGSSEQHNYYVTSYHVSSSRDRKNWRPYRGSSGQEDKCPVSPRRSLNPPATQPAAPPSLASLWTQRRQAPHCWQCCSLVALCSSAPASCSWLSSATRREYAEPDLVQVSLSSQTGPCTFKPLLEEGYTLPLVLSHYDIPGKHHEYAEPLPPEPEYAMPFSEPEPIGMHRSTCSIAGPAGCSLVQYQTPALRPGELPAGVEETGSPCSEGSCAWPGRCPLAHVYHEAF; encoded by the exons atgatggtgatggtggtgatgatgatgatgatgatgcgGGTGGGCAGCGGGGCGACCTCGGGGGCGCTGGCGCCGGTCCTGGTCCGCCGCTGCCTCCTGCTCGGCCCTCTGGGGCTGCGCTCAGCCGGCGCACAGGACG GAAATGGCTGTGGCCACACGCTGCTGACACCCCACAGTGGCACCCTGAGCTCCAAGAACTACCCGGGCACATATCCCAACCATACCATGTGCTGCTGGCGGCTCCAAGCCCCTGTGGGCACCTCCCTACTCCTGGCATTCGGGGATGTGGATCTGGAGCCCTCGGAGCACTGTGCCCACAGCTCCTTGCTGCTCACTGACACCCAGACTGGCACTGCCTATG GGCCCTACTGTAGGAACTCCATCCCTTCTGCTCCACTCCTGGTGACAAACTCCAGCACTGTGACCGTCCTGTTCAACACCACCAGCCACCGCTCGGGACGAGGCATCCTCCTGTCCTATGCCACCTCGCAGCACCCAG ACTTGGTCTCCTGCCTGGTTCGAGGCACCCACTACACCCAGGAGCACATCAG TGTGTACTGCCCTGCAGGCTGCAAGGACATCCATGGGGACATCTGGGGCAACCCGAGCCAGGGCTACCGGGAC ACATCGGTGCTGTGCAAGGCAGCCGTGCACGCTGGGGTGATTGCAGATGAGCTGGGCGGGCAGGTCACCCTGTCCCGGGAGAAGGGGATCACGCTCTATGAGTCAGCCTTTGCCAACGGGCTCCGCTCCAAAAG GGGATCTCTCTCCGAGAAGCGACTCGTATTCcacaaag cctgtgatGATGTCCTGGAGATAGTTGCCTTCAATGCCTCATCCTGGTGGCACGAGGTGGACATGCTGGGCCAGGACCGAGCCTGGGTGGCTGAACGGGCAGCACTCAGCACCACTGGCCACTCCTGGGCAGCCGAACCTGGCACCAAGGctgcctggctggagctggatcTGGGCACCCGAAAGAATGTCACAG GCATCATCACAAAGGGCTCCTCCGAGCAGCACAACTACTACGTGACATCCTACCATGTCTCCTCTAGCCGCGACAGGAAGAATTGGAGACCCTACAGAGGCAGTAGTGGCCAggaggacaag TGCCCAGTGTCTCCAAGGAGGTCCTTGAACCCACCAGCCACCCAGCCAGCTGCACCCCCATCTCTGGCATCGCTCTGGACCCAGAGAAGGCAG gctcCACATTGTTGGCAATGCTGCTCATTGGTGGCTTTGtgctcctctgctcctgcctcctgctcctggctttCCTCTGCTACAAGAAGAG AGTATGCTGAGCCAGACCTGGTGCAGGTGAGCCTCAGCAGTCAGACAGGTCCCTGCACCTTCAAGCCACTCCTAGAAGAAGGCTACACTCTGCCGCTGGTCCTGAGCCACTATGACATCCCAGGAAAGCACCATGAGTACGCGGAGCCGCTGCCACCAGAGCCTGAGTACGCCATGCCGTTTAGTGAGCCGGAGCCCATTGGGATGCACCGCAGCACCTGCAGCATCGCAGGGCCTGCCGGGTGCTCCCTGGTGCAGTACCAGACACCTGCCCTGCGGCCcggagagctgccagctggggtgGAGGAGACTGGCAGCCCCTGTTCTGAGGGGTCCTGTGCGTGGCCTGGGCGCTGTCCCCTCGCACACGTGTACCATGAAGCCTTCTGA
- the LOC131588059 gene encoding discoidin, CUB and LCCL domain-containing protein 1-like isoform X1, with the protein MMVMVVMMMMMMRVGSGATSGALAPVLVRRCLLLGPLGLRSAGAQDGNGCGHTLLTPHSGTLSSKNYPGTYPNHTMCCWRLQAPVGTSLLLAFGDVDLEPSEHCAHSSLLLTDTQTGTAYGPYCRNSIPSAPLLVTNSSTVTVLFNTTSHRSGRGILLSYATSQHPDLVSCLVRGTHYTQEHISVYCPAGCKDIHGDIWGNPSQGYRDTSVLCKAAVHAGVIADELGGQVTLSREKGITLYESAFANGLRSKRGSLSEKRLVFHKACDDVLEIVAFNASSWWHEVDMLGQDRAWVAERAALSTTGHSWAAEPGTKAAWLELDLGTRKNVTGIITKGSSEQHNYYVTSYHVSSSRDRKNWRPYRGSSGQEDKVFEGNADSQGEVSNAFIPPIVARYIRVTPQSWHQSVALKVALVGCQLARVRAPRPNVPSVSKEVLEPTSHPASCTPISGIALDPEKAGSTLLAMLLIGGFVLLCSCLLLLAFLCYKKRKSAAELNCEITKGYPKLESSQVCSLQSLPAPSLSSFPMAPTPGDLSQTHLPEYAEPDLVQVSLSSQTGPCTFKPLLEEGYTLPLVLSHYDIPGKHHEYAEPLPPEPEYAMPFSEPEPIGMHRSTCSIAGPAGCSLVQYQTPALRPGELPAGVEETGSPCSEGSCAWPGRCPLAHVYHEAF; encoded by the exons atgatggtgatggtggtgatgatgatgatgatgatgcgGGTGGGCAGCGGGGCGACCTCGGGGGCGCTGGCGCCGGTCCTGGTCCGCCGCTGCCTCCTGCTCGGCCCTCTGGGGCTGCGCTCAGCCGGCGCACAGGACG GAAATGGCTGTGGCCACACGCTGCTGACACCCCACAGTGGCACCCTGAGCTCCAAGAACTACCCGGGCACATATCCCAACCATACCATGTGCTGCTGGCGGCTCCAAGCCCCTGTGGGCACCTCCCTACTCCTGGCATTCGGGGATGTGGATCTGGAGCCCTCGGAGCACTGTGCCCACAGCTCCTTGCTGCTCACTGACACCCAGACTGGCACTGCCTATG GGCCCTACTGTAGGAACTCCATCCCTTCTGCTCCACTCCTGGTGACAAACTCCAGCACTGTGACCGTCCTGTTCAACACCACCAGCCACCGCTCGGGACGAGGCATCCTCCTGTCCTATGCCACCTCGCAGCACCCAG ACTTGGTCTCCTGCCTGGTTCGAGGCACCCACTACACCCAGGAGCACATCAG TGTGTACTGCCCTGCAGGCTGCAAGGACATCCATGGGGACATCTGGGGCAACCCGAGCCAGGGCTACCGGGAC ACATCGGTGCTGTGCAAGGCAGCCGTGCACGCTGGGGTGATTGCAGATGAGCTGGGCGGGCAGGTCACCCTGTCCCGGGAGAAGGGGATCACGCTCTATGAGTCAGCCTTTGCCAACGGGCTCCGCTCCAAAAG GGGATCTCTCTCCGAGAAGCGACTCGTATTCcacaaag cctgtgatGATGTCCTGGAGATAGTTGCCTTCAATGCCTCATCCTGGTGGCACGAGGTGGACATGCTGGGCCAGGACCGAGCCTGGGTGGCTGAACGGGCAGCACTCAGCACCACTGGCCACTCCTGGGCAGCCGAACCTGGCACCAAGGctgcctggctggagctggatcTGGGCACCCGAAAGAATGTCACAG GCATCATCACAAAGGGCTCCTCCGAGCAGCACAACTACTACGTGACATCCTACCATGTCTCCTCTAGCCGCGACAGGAAGAATTGGAGACCCTACAGAGGCAGTAGTGGCCAggaggacaag GTGTTTGAAGGAAATGCTGACAGCCAGGGGGAGGTCTCCAATGCCTTTATCCCCCCCATTGTCGCCCGCTACATCCGTGTCACACCACAGAGCTGGCACCAGAGTGTGGCCCTGAAGGTGGCCCTGGTGGGCTGCCAGCTGGCACGGGTCCGTGCACCCCGTCCCAATG TGCCCAGTGTCTCCAAGGAGGTCCTTGAACCCACCAGCCACCCAGCCAGCTGCACCCCCATCTCTGGCATCGCTCTGGACCCAGAGAAGGCAG gctcCACATTGTTGGCAATGCTGCTCATTGGTGGCTTTGtgctcctctgctcctgcctcctgctcctggctttCCTCTGCTACAAGAAGAG GAAGTCAGCAGCGGAGCTGAACTGTGAGATCACAAAAG GGTACCCCAAGCTGGAGTCGAGCCAGGTttgctccctgcagagcctgccAGCCCCTAGCCTGTCCTCCTTCCCCATGGCCCCCACACCAGGGGACCTCAGCCAGACCCATTTACCAG AGTATGCTGAGCCAGACCTGGTGCAGGTGAGCCTCAGCAGTCAGACAGGTCCCTGCACCTTCAAGCCACTCCTAGAAGAAGGCTACACTCTGCCGCTGGTCCTGAGCCACTATGACATCCCAGGAAAGCACCATGAGTACGCGGAGCCGCTGCCACCAGAGCCTGAGTACGCCATGCCGTTTAGTGAGCCGGAGCCCATTGGGATGCACCGCAGCACCTGCAGCATCGCAGGGCCTGCCGGGTGCTCCCTGGTGCAGTACCAGACACCTGCCCTGCGGCCcggagagctgccagctggggtgGAGGAGACTGGCAGCCCCTGTTCTGAGGGGTCCTGTGCGTGGCCTGGGCGCTGTCCCCTCGCACACGTGTACCATGAAGCCTTCTGA
- the LOC131588059 gene encoding discoidin, CUB and LCCL domain-containing protein 1-like isoform X4 — MMVMVVMMMMMMRVGSGATSGALAPVLVRRCLLLGPLGLRSAGAQDGNGCGHTLLTPHSGTLSSKNYPGTYPNHTMCCWRLQAPVGTSLLLAFGDVDLEPSEHCAHSSLLLTDTQTGTAYGPYCRNSIPSAPLLVTNSSTVTVLFNTTSHRSGRGILLSYATSQHPDLVSCLVRGTHYTQEHISVYCPAGCKDIHGDIWGNPSQGYRDTSVLCKAAVHAGVIADELGGQVTLSREKGITLYESAFANGLRSKRGSLSEKRLVFHKACDDVLEIVAFNASSWWHEVDMLGQDRAWVAERAALSTTGHSWAAEPGTKAAWLELDLGTRKNVTGIITKGSSEQHNYYVTSYHVSSSRDRKNWRPYRGSSGQEDKCPVSPRRSLNPPATQPAAPPSLASLWTQRRQAPHCWQCCSLVALCSSAPASCSWLSSATRRGYPKLESSQVCSLQSLPAPSLSSFPMAPTPGDLSQTHLPEYAEPDLVQVSLSSQTGPCTFKPLLEEGYTLPLVLSHYDIPGKHHEYAEPLPPEPEYAMPFSEPEPIGMHRSTCSIAGPAGCSLVQYQTPALRPGELPAGVEETGSPCSEGSCAWPGRCPLAHVYHEAF, encoded by the exons atgatggtgatggtggtgatgatgatgatgatgatgcgGGTGGGCAGCGGGGCGACCTCGGGGGCGCTGGCGCCGGTCCTGGTCCGCCGCTGCCTCCTGCTCGGCCCTCTGGGGCTGCGCTCAGCCGGCGCACAGGACG GAAATGGCTGTGGCCACACGCTGCTGACACCCCACAGTGGCACCCTGAGCTCCAAGAACTACCCGGGCACATATCCCAACCATACCATGTGCTGCTGGCGGCTCCAAGCCCCTGTGGGCACCTCCCTACTCCTGGCATTCGGGGATGTGGATCTGGAGCCCTCGGAGCACTGTGCCCACAGCTCCTTGCTGCTCACTGACACCCAGACTGGCACTGCCTATG GGCCCTACTGTAGGAACTCCATCCCTTCTGCTCCACTCCTGGTGACAAACTCCAGCACTGTGACCGTCCTGTTCAACACCACCAGCCACCGCTCGGGACGAGGCATCCTCCTGTCCTATGCCACCTCGCAGCACCCAG ACTTGGTCTCCTGCCTGGTTCGAGGCACCCACTACACCCAGGAGCACATCAG TGTGTACTGCCCTGCAGGCTGCAAGGACATCCATGGGGACATCTGGGGCAACCCGAGCCAGGGCTACCGGGAC ACATCGGTGCTGTGCAAGGCAGCCGTGCACGCTGGGGTGATTGCAGATGAGCTGGGCGGGCAGGTCACCCTGTCCCGGGAGAAGGGGATCACGCTCTATGAGTCAGCCTTTGCCAACGGGCTCCGCTCCAAAAG GGGATCTCTCTCCGAGAAGCGACTCGTATTCcacaaag cctgtgatGATGTCCTGGAGATAGTTGCCTTCAATGCCTCATCCTGGTGGCACGAGGTGGACATGCTGGGCCAGGACCGAGCCTGGGTGGCTGAACGGGCAGCACTCAGCACCACTGGCCACTCCTGGGCAGCCGAACCTGGCACCAAGGctgcctggctggagctggatcTGGGCACCCGAAAGAATGTCACAG GCATCATCACAAAGGGCTCCTCCGAGCAGCACAACTACTACGTGACATCCTACCATGTCTCCTCTAGCCGCGACAGGAAGAATTGGAGACCCTACAGAGGCAGTAGTGGCCAggaggacaag TGCCCAGTGTCTCCAAGGAGGTCCTTGAACCCACCAGCCACCCAGCCAGCTGCACCCCCATCTCTGGCATCGCTCTGGACCCAGAGAAGGCAG gctcCACATTGTTGGCAATGCTGCTCATTGGTGGCTTTGtgctcctctgctcctgcctcctgctcctggctttCCTCTGCTACAAGAAGAG GGTACCCCAAGCTGGAGTCGAGCCAGGTttgctccctgcagagcctgccAGCCCCTAGCCTGTCCTCCTTCCCCATGGCCCCCACACCAGGGGACCTCAGCCAGACCCATTTACCAG AGTATGCTGAGCCAGACCTGGTGCAGGTGAGCCTCAGCAGTCAGACAGGTCCCTGCACCTTCAAGCCACTCCTAGAAGAAGGCTACACTCTGCCGCTGGTCCTGAGCCACTATGACATCCCAGGAAAGCACCATGAGTACGCGGAGCCGCTGCCACCAGAGCCTGAGTACGCCATGCCGTTTAGTGAGCCGGAGCCCATTGGGATGCACCGCAGCACCTGCAGCATCGCAGGGCCTGCCGGGTGCTCCCTGGTGCAGTACCAGACACCTGCCCTGCGGCCcggagagctgccagctggggtgGAGGAGACTGGCAGCCCCTGTTCTGAGGGGTCCTGTGCGTGGCCTGGGCGCTGTCCCCTCGCACACGTGTACCATGAAGCCTTCTGA
- the LOC131588059 gene encoding discoidin, CUB and LCCL domain-containing protein 1-like isoform X3, with amino-acid sequence MGNGCGHTLLTPHSGTLSSKNYPGTYPNHTMCCWRLQAPVGTSLLLAFGDVDLEPSEHCAHSSLLLTDTQTGTAYGPYCRNSIPSAPLLVTNSSTVTVLFNTTSHRSGRGILLSYATSQHPDLVSCLVRGTHYTQEHISVYCPAGCKDIHGDIWGNPSQGYRDTSVLCKAAVHAGVIADELGGQVTLSREKGITLYESAFANGLRSKRGSLSEKRLVFHKACDDVLEIVAFNASSWWHEVDMLGQDRAWVAERAALSTTGHSWAAEPGTKAAWLELDLGTRKNVTGIITKGSSEQHNYYVTSYHVSSSRDRKNWRPYRGSSGQEDKVFEGNADSQGEVSNAFIPPIVARYIRVTPQSWHQSVALKVALVGCQLARVRAPRPNVPSVSKEVLEPTSHPASCTPISGIALDPEKAGSTLLAMLLIGGFVLLCSCLLLLAFLCYKKRKSAAELNCEITKGYPKLESSQVCSLQSLPAPSLSSFPMAPTPGDLSQTHLPEYAEPDLVQVSLSSQTGPCTFKPLLEEGYTLPLVLSHYDIPGKHHEYAEPLPPEPEYAMPFSEPEPIGMHRSTCSIAGPAGCSLVQYQTPALRPGELPAGVEETGSPCSEGSCAWPGRCPLAHVYHEAF; translated from the exons ATGG GAAATGGCTGTGGCCACACGCTGCTGACACCCCACAGTGGCACCCTGAGCTCCAAGAACTACCCGGGCACATATCCCAACCATACCATGTGCTGCTGGCGGCTCCAAGCCCCTGTGGGCACCTCCCTACTCCTGGCATTCGGGGATGTGGATCTGGAGCCCTCGGAGCACTGTGCCCACAGCTCCTTGCTGCTCACTGACACCCAGACTGGCACTGCCTATG GGCCCTACTGTAGGAACTCCATCCCTTCTGCTCCACTCCTGGTGACAAACTCCAGCACTGTGACCGTCCTGTTCAACACCACCAGCCACCGCTCGGGACGAGGCATCCTCCTGTCCTATGCCACCTCGCAGCACCCAG ACTTGGTCTCCTGCCTGGTTCGAGGCACCCACTACACCCAGGAGCACATCAG TGTGTACTGCCCTGCAGGCTGCAAGGACATCCATGGGGACATCTGGGGCAACCCGAGCCAGGGCTACCGGGAC ACATCGGTGCTGTGCAAGGCAGCCGTGCACGCTGGGGTGATTGCAGATGAGCTGGGCGGGCAGGTCACCCTGTCCCGGGAGAAGGGGATCACGCTCTATGAGTCAGCCTTTGCCAACGGGCTCCGCTCCAAAAG GGGATCTCTCTCCGAGAAGCGACTCGTATTCcacaaag cctgtgatGATGTCCTGGAGATAGTTGCCTTCAATGCCTCATCCTGGTGGCACGAGGTGGACATGCTGGGCCAGGACCGAGCCTGGGTGGCTGAACGGGCAGCACTCAGCACCACTGGCCACTCCTGGGCAGCCGAACCTGGCACCAAGGctgcctggctggagctggatcTGGGCACCCGAAAGAATGTCACAG GCATCATCACAAAGGGCTCCTCCGAGCAGCACAACTACTACGTGACATCCTACCATGTCTCCTCTAGCCGCGACAGGAAGAATTGGAGACCCTACAGAGGCAGTAGTGGCCAggaggacaag GTGTTTGAAGGAAATGCTGACAGCCAGGGGGAGGTCTCCAATGCCTTTATCCCCCCCATTGTCGCCCGCTACATCCGTGTCACACCACAGAGCTGGCACCAGAGTGTGGCCCTGAAGGTGGCCCTGGTGGGCTGCCAGCTGGCACGGGTCCGTGCACCCCGTCCCAATG TGCCCAGTGTCTCCAAGGAGGTCCTTGAACCCACCAGCCACCCAGCCAGCTGCACCCCCATCTCTGGCATCGCTCTGGACCCAGAGAAGGCAG gctcCACATTGTTGGCAATGCTGCTCATTGGTGGCTTTGtgctcctctgctcctgcctcctgctcctggctttCCTCTGCTACAAGAAGAG GAAGTCAGCAGCGGAGCTGAACTGTGAGATCACAAAAG GGTACCCCAAGCTGGAGTCGAGCCAGGTttgctccctgcagagcctgccAGCCCCTAGCCTGTCCTCCTTCCCCATGGCCCCCACACCAGGGGACCTCAGCCAGACCCATTTACCAG AGTATGCTGAGCCAGACCTGGTGCAGGTGAGCCTCAGCAGTCAGACAGGTCCCTGCACCTTCAAGCCACTCCTAGAAGAAGGCTACACTCTGCCGCTGGTCCTGAGCCACTATGACATCCCAGGAAAGCACCATGAGTACGCGGAGCCGCTGCCACCAGAGCCTGAGTACGCCATGCCGTTTAGTGAGCCGGAGCCCATTGGGATGCACCGCAGCACCTGCAGCATCGCAGGGCCTGCCGGGTGCTCCCTGGTGCAGTACCAGACACCTGCCCTGCGGCCcggagagctgccagctggggtgGAGGAGACTGGCAGCCCCTGTTCTGAGGGGTCCTGTGCGTGGCCTGGGCGCTGTCCCCTCGCACACGTGTACCATGAAGCCTTCTGA
- the LOC131588059 gene encoding discoidin, CUB and LCCL domain-containing protein 1-like isoform X2, which translates to MMVMVVMMMMMMRVGSGATSGALAPVLVRRCLLLGPLGLRSAGAQDGNGCGHTLLTPHSGTLSSKNYPGTYPNHTMCCWRLQAPVGTSLLLAFGDVDLEPSEHCAHSSLLLTDTQTGTAYGPYCRNSIPSAPLLVTNSSTVTVLFNTTSHRSGRGILLSYATSQHPDLVSCLVRGTHYTQEHISVYCPAGCKDIHGDIWGNPSQGYRDTSVLCKAAVHAGVIADELGGQVTLSREKGITLYESAFANGLRSKRGSLSEKRLVFHKACDDVLEIVAFNASSWWHEVDMLGQDRAWVAERAALSTTGHSWAAEPGTKAAWLELDLGTRKNVTGIITKGSSEQHNYYVTSYHVSSSRDRKNWRPYRGSSGQEDKVFEGNADSQGEVSNAFIPPIVARYIRVTPQSWHQSVALKVALVGCQLARVRAPRPNVPSVSKEVLEPTSHPASCTPISGIALDPEKAGSTLLAMLLIGGFVLLCSCLLLLAFLCYKKRKSAAELNCEITKEYAEPDLVQVSLSSQTGPCTFKPLLEEGYTLPLVLSHYDIPGKHHEYAEPLPPEPEYAMPFSEPEPIGMHRSTCSIAGPAGCSLVQYQTPALRPGELPAGVEETGSPCSEGSCAWPGRCPLAHVYHEAF; encoded by the exons atgatggtgatggtggtgatgatgatgatgatgatgcgGGTGGGCAGCGGGGCGACCTCGGGGGCGCTGGCGCCGGTCCTGGTCCGCCGCTGCCTCCTGCTCGGCCCTCTGGGGCTGCGCTCAGCCGGCGCACAGGACG GAAATGGCTGTGGCCACACGCTGCTGACACCCCACAGTGGCACCCTGAGCTCCAAGAACTACCCGGGCACATATCCCAACCATACCATGTGCTGCTGGCGGCTCCAAGCCCCTGTGGGCACCTCCCTACTCCTGGCATTCGGGGATGTGGATCTGGAGCCCTCGGAGCACTGTGCCCACAGCTCCTTGCTGCTCACTGACACCCAGACTGGCACTGCCTATG GGCCCTACTGTAGGAACTCCATCCCTTCTGCTCCACTCCTGGTGACAAACTCCAGCACTGTGACCGTCCTGTTCAACACCACCAGCCACCGCTCGGGACGAGGCATCCTCCTGTCCTATGCCACCTCGCAGCACCCAG ACTTGGTCTCCTGCCTGGTTCGAGGCACCCACTACACCCAGGAGCACATCAG TGTGTACTGCCCTGCAGGCTGCAAGGACATCCATGGGGACATCTGGGGCAACCCGAGCCAGGGCTACCGGGAC ACATCGGTGCTGTGCAAGGCAGCCGTGCACGCTGGGGTGATTGCAGATGAGCTGGGCGGGCAGGTCACCCTGTCCCGGGAGAAGGGGATCACGCTCTATGAGTCAGCCTTTGCCAACGGGCTCCGCTCCAAAAG GGGATCTCTCTCCGAGAAGCGACTCGTATTCcacaaag cctgtgatGATGTCCTGGAGATAGTTGCCTTCAATGCCTCATCCTGGTGGCACGAGGTGGACATGCTGGGCCAGGACCGAGCCTGGGTGGCTGAACGGGCAGCACTCAGCACCACTGGCCACTCCTGGGCAGCCGAACCTGGCACCAAGGctgcctggctggagctggatcTGGGCACCCGAAAGAATGTCACAG GCATCATCACAAAGGGCTCCTCCGAGCAGCACAACTACTACGTGACATCCTACCATGTCTCCTCTAGCCGCGACAGGAAGAATTGGAGACCCTACAGAGGCAGTAGTGGCCAggaggacaag GTGTTTGAAGGAAATGCTGACAGCCAGGGGGAGGTCTCCAATGCCTTTATCCCCCCCATTGTCGCCCGCTACATCCGTGTCACACCACAGAGCTGGCACCAGAGTGTGGCCCTGAAGGTGGCCCTGGTGGGCTGCCAGCTGGCACGGGTCCGTGCACCCCGTCCCAATG TGCCCAGTGTCTCCAAGGAGGTCCTTGAACCCACCAGCCACCCAGCCAGCTGCACCCCCATCTCTGGCATCGCTCTGGACCCAGAGAAGGCAG gctcCACATTGTTGGCAATGCTGCTCATTGGTGGCTTTGtgctcctctgctcctgcctcctgctcctggctttCCTCTGCTACAAGAAGAG GAAGTCAGCAGCGGAGCTGAACTGTGAGATCACAAAAG AGTATGCTGAGCCAGACCTGGTGCAGGTGAGCCTCAGCAGTCAGACAGGTCCCTGCACCTTCAAGCCACTCCTAGAAGAAGGCTACACTCTGCCGCTGGTCCTGAGCCACTATGACATCCCAGGAAAGCACCATGAGTACGCGGAGCCGCTGCCACCAGAGCCTGAGTACGCCATGCCGTTTAGTGAGCCGGAGCCCATTGGGATGCACCGCAGCACCTGCAGCATCGCAGGGCCTGCCGGGTGCTCCCTGGTGCAGTACCAGACACCTGCCCTGCGGCCcggagagctgccagctggggtgGAGGAGACTGGCAGCCCCTGTTCTGAGGGGTCCTGTGCGTGGCCTGGGCGCTGTCCCCTCGCACACGTGTACCATGAAGCCTTCTGA